A window of Streptomyces sp. SAI-127 contains these coding sequences:
- a CDS encoding NAD(P)-binding domain-containing protein, which translates to MLQTVGIIGSGMVGGAVARLAVAAGLDVVVSNSRGPETLADLVAELGERARAATVAEAALAGDLVVVAVPLKAYDRLPVAELAGKTVIDAMNYYPDRDGGLAELEAGELTSSALVQRRLAGARVVKAFNNIDFRRLFTSARPAGAPDRSALPVAGDDGSAKAEAIALLDVLGYDAVDIGTLADSRFSQPGTPVHVQPYMGERPEGLGQEDAQRWFFETPGIPVPAAQVKQLVDAAR; encoded by the coding sequence ATGCTCCAGACTGTCGGCATCATCGGCAGCGGAATGGTCGGCGGCGCGGTGGCCCGGCTCGCCGTCGCCGCAGGACTGGACGTGGTGGTGAGCAACTCCCGCGGCCCCGAGACGCTCGCCGACCTCGTCGCGGAACTCGGCGAACGGGCCCGCGCGGCCACCGTCGCGGAGGCCGCGCTCGCCGGTGACCTGGTCGTGGTGGCCGTACCGCTGAAGGCCTACGACCGTCTGCCCGTCGCCGAGCTGGCCGGGAAGACGGTGATCGACGCGATGAACTACTACCCGGACCGGGACGGCGGCCTCGCCGAGCTGGAGGCGGGGGAGCTGACCTCCAGCGCGCTGGTGCAGCGGCGGCTCGCCGGGGCCCGGGTGGTGAAGGCCTTCAACAACATCGACTTCCGCCGTCTGTTCACCAGCGCCCGCCCGGCCGGCGCCCCCGACCGCAGCGCCCTGCCCGTCGCCGGCGACGACGGCTCCGCGAAGGCCGAGGCGATCGCGCTGCTCGACGTTCTCGGGTACGACGCCGTCGACATCGGCACCCTCGCGGACAGCCGGTTCAGCCAGCCGGGCACCCCGGTCCATGTGCAGCCCTATATGGGCGAGCGGCCGGAGGGGCTGGGTCAGGAGGACGCGCAGCGCTGGTTCTTCGAGACGCCCGGTATCCCGGTGCCGGCCGCGCAGGTCAAGCAGCTCGTCGACGCCGCCCGCTGA
- a CDS encoding TetR/AcrR family transcriptional regulator yields the protein MTEAGRTTTRDIARAAVRAELATVAFELFRREGFEKVTLDDLAAAAGVSRSTFLRYFGTKEDAVLGAFEGHDLRVADALRARPADEDEWTALRHALDAIVGRYHEDPAGALATTRLVYDTPPLCARHLEKQHSWRPALAQALADRAGSDEPPTLAQSARAGAALNCLNLALEHWTASDGRLDLVALLDEAFAALG from the coding sequence GTGACCGAAGCAGGACGTACGACCACGAGAGACATCGCCCGGGCCGCCGTACGCGCAGAACTGGCGACCGTGGCCTTCGAGCTGTTCCGCCGCGAGGGCTTCGAGAAGGTGACGCTCGACGACCTGGCCGCGGCCGCCGGGGTCTCGCGCAGCACCTTCCTGCGCTACTTCGGCACCAAGGAGGACGCCGTGCTGGGCGCCTTCGAGGGCCACGACCTACGGGTCGCCGACGCCCTGCGCGCCCGCCCGGCGGACGAGGACGAGTGGACGGCGCTGCGGCACGCCCTGGACGCCATCGTCGGGCGCTACCACGAGGACCCGGCCGGCGCCCTCGCCACCACCCGGCTCGTCTACGACACCCCGCCCCTGTGCGCCCGTCACCTGGAGAAACAGCACAGCTGGCGGCCCGCCCTGGCGCAGGCCCTCGCCGACCGCGCCGGCTCCGACGAGCCGCCCACCCTCGCCCAGTCCGCGCGCGCCGGCGCCGCCCTGAACTGCCTGAACCTCGCCCTGGAACACTGGACCGCCTCGGACGGCCGCCTCGACCTGGTCGCCCTCCTGGACGAGGCGTTCGCCGCGCTCGGGTGA
- a CDS encoding dienelactone hydrolase family protein — translation MPMIDIPTRDGTADAYLAHPGDGAPHPAVLFCMDAFGLRPHLKSMADRLASEGYTVLVPNVFYRYGRAPVVELPEFINPAERPELVQAVGPAARTLTPEGAMRDAAVYLDWLAASPLTGDGPVGVTGYCMGAGLALRTAGAHPERIAAAAGFHGARLATDAPDSPHLLAGRITAELYFGHADQDSANPADQIARLEKALTEAGVEHRSEVYEGALHGFTQADTAMYGAEPTDRHWVALLDLFARRLTG, via the coding sequence ATGCCCATGATCGACATCCCCACCCGGGACGGCACCGCCGACGCCTACCTGGCGCACCCCGGCGACGGCGCCCCGCACCCGGCGGTCCTCTTCTGCATGGACGCCTTCGGGCTGCGCCCGCACCTGAAGTCGATGGCGGACCGGCTCGCCTCCGAGGGCTACACCGTTCTCGTGCCCAACGTCTTCTACCGGTACGGCCGCGCCCCCGTCGTCGAGCTCCCCGAGTTCATCAACCCCGCCGAGCGGCCGGAGCTCGTCCAGGCCGTGGGTCCGGCCGCGCGGACCCTCACCCCCGAGGGCGCGATGCGGGACGCCGCCGTCTACCTCGACTGGCTGGCCGCGTCCCCGCTGACCGGTGACGGCCCTGTCGGTGTCACCGGCTACTGCATGGGTGCCGGTCTCGCCCTGCGCACCGCGGGCGCCCACCCCGAGCGGATCGCCGCGGCGGCCGGGTTCCACGGGGCCCGCCTCGCCACGGACGCCCCCGACAGTCCTCACCTTCTCGCCGGGCGCATCACCGCCGAGCTCTACTTCGGTCACGCCGACCAGGACTCCGCCAACCCCGCCGACCAGATCGCCCGCCTGGAGAAGGCCCTCACCGAGGCGGGCGTCGAGCACCGCAGCGAGGTCTACGAAGGCGCCCTCCACGGCTTCACCCAGGCCGACACGGCGATGTACGGCGCGGAGCCGACGGACCGCCACTGGGTCGCGCTGCTGGACCTGTTCGCCCGCAGGCTCACCGGCTGA
- a CDS encoding amidohydrolase family protein: protein MAVTTESGTRDIPKVISVDDHVIEPAHLFDTWLPAKYRDRGPKPLTAGIGDLAYVGGKYRFTTDPEGQMTDWWEYEGDLFPYKRIIAAVGFSRDEMTLDGITREQMRRGCWDPKARIEDMEMNHVEASLCFPTFPRFCGQTFAEAKDKEVGLACVRAYNDWMVEEWCGDSGGRLIPLCLIPLWDIELAVAEIHRNAARGVRAVTFSEIPTHLGLPSIHSGYWDPFFAVCEETGTVVNMHIGSSSQMPAASPDAPPAVQASLSFNNAMASMMDFLFSGVLVKFPRLKLAYSEGQMGWIPYALERADDVWEEHRAWGGVKDLIPEPPSTYYYRQIFCCFFRDKHGIEAIETVGVDNATFETDYPHVDSTWPHTKKVAWEHVAGLSEDVTYKLLRGNAIRMLELGFDK, encoded by the coding sequence ATGGCCGTCACCACCGAGAGCGGAACCCGGGACATCCCCAAAGTCATCAGCGTGGACGATCACGTGATCGAGCCCGCGCACCTCTTCGATACCTGGCTTCCGGCCAAGTACCGGGACAGGGGGCCGAAGCCGCTCACCGCCGGCATCGGGGACCTCGCGTACGTCGGCGGGAAGTACCGGTTCACCACCGATCCCGAAGGCCAGATGACGGACTGGTGGGAGTACGAGGGCGACCTCTTCCCGTACAAGCGGATCATCGCGGCCGTCGGCTTCTCGCGGGACGAGATGACCCTCGACGGGATCACCCGCGAGCAGATGCGGCGGGGCTGCTGGGACCCCAAGGCGCGCATCGAGGACATGGAGATGAACCATGTCGAGGCCTCCCTGTGCTTCCCGACCTTCCCGCGGTTCTGCGGGCAGACCTTCGCCGAGGCCAAGGACAAGGAGGTCGGGCTCGCCTGTGTGCGCGCCTACAACGACTGGATGGTGGAGGAGTGGTGCGGGGACAGCGGGGGGCGGCTGATCCCGCTGTGCCTCATCCCGCTGTGGGACATCGAACTCGCGGTCGCGGAGATCCACCGCAACGCCGCACGGGGCGTACGGGCCGTCACCTTCAGCGAGATCCCGACCCACCTGGGGCTGCCGTCCATCCACTCCGGCTACTGGGACCCGTTCTTCGCCGTCTGCGAGGAGACCGGGACGGTCGTCAACATGCACATCGGCAGCAGCTCCCAGATGCCGGCCGCGTCCCCCGACGCCCCGCCGGCCGTGCAGGCCTCCCTCTCCTTCAACAACGCCATGGCCTCGATGATGGACTTCCTCTTCTCCGGGGTCCTGGTGAAGTTCCCGCGGCTCAAACTGGCGTACAGCGAGGGCCAGATGGGCTGGATCCCGTACGCCCTGGAACGCGCCGACGACGTCTGGGAGGAGCACCGGGCCTGGGGTGGCGTCAAGGACCTGATCCCGGAGCCGCCGTCGACGTACTACTACCGGCAGATCTTCTGCTGCTTCTTCCGCGACAAGCACGGCATCGAGGCCATCGAGACCGTCGGCGTGGACAACGCGACCTTCGAGACCGACTATCCGCACGTCGACTCGACCTGGCCGCACACCAAGAAGGTCGCGTGGGAGCACGTGGCCGGGCTGTCCGAGGACGTGACCTACAAGCTGCTGCGAGGGAACGCGATCCGGATGCTGGAGCTCGGCTTCGACAAGTGA